The following proteins are encoded in a genomic region of Bubalus kerabau isolate K-KA32 ecotype Philippines breed swamp buffalo chromosome 15, PCC_UOA_SB_1v2, whole genome shotgun sequence:
- the LOC129629196 gene encoding olfactory receptor 1052-like — MADVNFTLVTEFILLGLTDHAELKVVLFLVFLLIYTISLVGNLGMFLLIQITPKLQMPMYHFLSCLSFIDACYSSVFAPRMLLNFFVERETISFSVCILQYFSFVSLLTAEGFLLAAMAYDLYMAIVNPLLYTVAMTKIVCVVLVIGSCVGGVINSLTHTIGLLKLSFCGPNVIRHFFCGLPPLLKLSCSDTSMNELLLLIFSGVIALITFMTVMISYIFIVAAILSIRSAAGRHKAFSTCASYLTVVTLFYGSVSFSYIQPSSQYSLEQEKVVSVFYTLIIPMLNPLIYSLRYKEVKDAVKRAKEMKHIPC; from the coding sequence ATGGCTGATGTTAATTTTACACTGGTGACTGAGTTTATCCTTTTGGGACTGACAGATCATGCTGAACTGAAAGTGGTCCTCTTCCTGGTGTTCCTGCTCATCTATACCATTTCCTTGGTGGGTAATCTAGGAATGTTCCTTCTAATCCAAATAACTCCCAAACTCCAAATGCCCATGTATCATTTCCTCAGCTGTCTGTCATTCATTGATGCCTGCTATTCGTCAGTCTTTGCACCCAGAATGCTGCTGAACTTCTTTGTGGAACGGGAGACAATCTCGTTCTCTGTATGCATTCTGCAGTACTTTTCATTCGTGTCTCTCCTTACCGCTGAGGGTTTCTTGCTGGCAGCAATGGCTTATGACCTCTACATGGCCATTGTGAACCCTTTACTTTATACCGTGGCTATGACAAAAATAGTTTGTGTTGTTCTGGTCATTGGATCATGTGTAGGGGGCGTAATCAACTCCTTGACTCACACAATTGGCTTGCTGAAGTTGTCTTTCTGTGGGCCAAATGTCATCAGGCACTTCTTCTGTGGCCTGCCCCCGCTGTTGAAGCTGTCCTGCTCTGACACATCCATGAATGAGCTGCTGCTTTTAATCTTCTCTGGCGTTATTGCCTTGATCACTTTCATGACTGTGATGATCTCCTACATCTTCATTGTTGCCGCTATCCTGAGCATCCGCTCAGCAGCAGGCAGACACAAAGCCTTCTCCACGTGTGCATCATACCTCACGGTTGTGACTCTATTCTATGGCTCTGTAAGCTTTAGCTACATTCAACCAAGCTCCCAGTATTCCTTAGAACAGGAAAAGGTAGTATCTGTGTTTTATACCCTAATTATTCCTATGTTAAACCCATTAATTTATAGCTTAAGATACAAGGAAGTGAAGGATGCTGTGAAAAGGGCTAAAGAAATGAAGCATATTCCTTGTTAA